The Spirosoma foliorum genome has a window encoding:
- a CDS encoding efflux RND transporter permease subunit, translated as MFTQFIRRPVFAIVISIMIVFIGVLAIKQLPISQFPDIAPTTVNIFIDYPGSSADVLVKSTLITLEQAINGVQDMRYIATDATSAGEATLRIIFEPGTDPNDAVIRVKTRVDQVMPLLPELVQREGVIITPIQPSMLMYVNLYAKEKGIDEKFLFNYATVKMIPEIQRTKGVARAQILGSRRYAMRVWLNPDRMRAYNISVEEVMKALGEQSIIGRPGRLGQSSGIAAQSLEYVLTYKGRYSEPKEYESIIIRANSQGESIHLRDIGRVELGSEFVNIYSNLDGHPSAAIVLRQNYGSNASDVIEQVKKKLEIMKESFPPGVDYKISYDVSNFLDASIEQVIDTLRDAFILVAFVVFIFLGDWRSTLIPILAVPVSLIGAFFVIQAFGLSINLITLFALVLAIGIVVDDAIVVVEAVHAKMEEKPHLSPFGAVKQVLGEISGAIIAITLVMVSVFLPISFMTGPVGTFYRQFSITMASSIVISALIALTLTPVLCAMLLKNHHGHEHKKNILTRMIDSFNRGFDKMTGRYVSLLRLIVNRRFVTFLILVAFCLGIAYENQILPSGFIPNEDQSTIYAIIQTPPGTTLEKTNQVSQSLQKICEEVPGIESVSSLAGYEIMTEGRGSNAGTCLINLKPWGDRSKNVKEIMEELEGKTRNLGATIEFFEPPAIPGFGTSGGFSMRLLDKNTETDYHEFDIVNKKFMEDLGKRKELMGLFTFFAANYPQYELEIDNNLAMQKGVSIGKAMDNLNIMIGSTYEQGFIKFNQFFKVYVQSDPEFRRLPSDILKLFVKNDAGEMVPYSAFMKLKKGQGPNEITRFNLYNSAAIQGQPAKGYTTADAIAAIREVAAKTLPKGYDIAFEGLSYDESIRGNETLIVFLIVVSFVYLVLAAQYESFIIPLAVLTSLPVGIFGSFFLLKAMGLENNIYAQIGLIMLVGLLGKNAVLIVEFAVQKRQQGETILNAAIEGAKVRFRPILMTSFAFVAGLIPLIVAKGAGAIGNRTIGASAMGGMLFGTIFGVIIIPGLYYIFGSLADGRKMIKDEDDSSLTENLVHSVDSFHQPEESEINE; from the coding sequence ATGTTCACACAATTTATTCGCAGACCGGTATTCGCTATCGTGATTTCCATCATGATAGTCTTTATCGGTGTGCTGGCAATCAAGCAGTTGCCGATTTCTCAATTCCCGGATATTGCGCCTACTACCGTAAACATATTTATTGACTATCCAGGATCCAGCGCTGATGTATTGGTTAAATCCACGCTGATTACGCTGGAACAGGCGATCAACGGGGTTCAGGACATGCGATACATAGCAACCGATGCAACCAGCGCCGGTGAAGCTACCCTTCGGATTATTTTTGAACCGGGAACCGACCCGAACGACGCCGTTATCAGGGTAAAAACAAGGGTTGACCAGGTTATGCCGCTCTTGCCTGAGCTGGTTCAACGGGAAGGGGTTATCATTACGCCAATCCAGCCTAGTATGTTGATGTACGTTAACCTCTACGCCAAGGAAAAGGGGATTGACGAGAAGTTCCTGTTCAACTACGCTACAGTTAAAATGATCCCCGAAATCCAACGGACGAAAGGGGTGGCGAGGGCGCAAATATTGGGTAGCCGACGATATGCTATGCGTGTCTGGCTGAATCCTGACCGTATGCGGGCCTACAACATTTCGGTAGAAGAAGTAATGAAGGCCTTAGGGGAGCAAAGTATCATTGGTCGGCCGGGCCGACTTGGTCAAAGCTCCGGTATTGCTGCTCAATCGCTTGAATACGTACTTACGTATAAAGGACGGTATAGCGAACCCAAAGAGTACGAAAGTATTATTATCCGAGCTAACTCGCAGGGGGAAAGTATTCACTTAAGGGATATTGGCCGGGTTGAATTGGGTAGTGAATTCGTGAACATCTACTCCAATCTGGATGGACACCCATCGGCGGCTATCGTGTTGCGGCAAAACTACGGTAGTAATGCCAGTGATGTAATTGAGCAGGTGAAAAAGAAGCTCGAAATAATGAAGGAGTCCTTCCCGCCGGGCGTGGATTATAAAATTAGCTACGACGTTTCGAACTTCCTGGATGCATCGATCGAGCAGGTAATTGATACACTGCGGGATGCCTTTATTCTGGTGGCCTTCGTGGTGTTCATATTCCTGGGCGACTGGCGGTCAACCCTGATTCCAATTCTTGCGGTACCGGTATCCTTGATTGGTGCGTTCTTCGTGATTCAGGCGTTTGGCCTTTCCATCAACTTAATTACGCTCTTCGCGTTGGTACTGGCTATCGGTATCGTGGTTGATGATGCCATCGTGGTCGTGGAAGCGGTACACGCCAAGATGGAAGAAAAACCGCATTTGTCTCCCTTTGGGGCTGTTAAGCAAGTACTGGGTGAGATTAGTGGTGCTATTATCGCCATTACCCTGGTGATGGTATCGGTATTCCTGCCGATCTCCTTCATGACGGGTCCGGTTGGTACCTTCTATCGTCAGTTCTCTATTACAATGGCTAGCTCCATTGTGATTTCGGCGCTGATCGCTCTAACGCTGACACCCGTGTTGTGCGCCATGTTGCTGAAAAACCATCATGGTCATGAGCACAAGAAAAATATCTTAACCCGGATGATCGACAGTTTCAACCGGGGCTTTGACAAGATGACCGGACGCTATGTAAGTCTGTTGCGACTGATCGTTAACCGACGATTCGTTACGTTCCTGATCTTAGTCGCTTTCTGTCTGGGTATTGCCTACGAGAACCAGATTCTGCCATCGGGCTTTATCCCGAACGAAGACCAGAGTACGATTTACGCCATCATTCAGACGCCACCAGGCACCACGCTGGAAAAAACCAACCAGGTTTCTCAATCGCTTCAGAAAATTTGCGAAGAGGTTCCAGGTATCGAATCGGTGTCTTCACTGGCTGGTTACGAGATCATGACAGAAGGTCGGGGTTCTAACGCCGGTACCTGTCTGATCAACCTCAAGCCCTGGGGCGATCGTTCTAAGAACGTGAAGGAAATCATGGAAGAGCTGGAAGGAAAAACAAGAAACCTTGGCGCGACCATCGAATTCTTCGAGCCACCAGCTATCCCAGGTTTCGGTACATCGGGCGGTTTCTCCATGCGTTTGCTGGATAAAAATACCGAAACAGACTACCATGAATTTGATATTGTTAACAAAAAATTCATGGAGGATTTGGGCAAACGTAAAGAGCTGATGGGCTTGTTTACCTTCTTTGCAGCCAACTATCCTCAGTACGAACTGGAAATTGACAACAACCTGGCCATGCAGAAAGGCGTATCCATCGGAAAAGCGATGGATAACCTAAACATCATGATCGGTAGTACCTACGAGCAAGGGTTCATTAAATTCAACCAGTTCTTCAAGGTATACGTGCAGTCTGATCCTGAGTTCAGAAGACTACCTTCTGATATTCTGAAGCTCTTTGTTAAAAACGACGCGGGTGAAATGGTGCCTTACTCAGCTTTCATGAAGTTGAAAAAAGGTCAGGGTCCGAACGAAATTACCCGCTTCAATTTGTATAATTCAGCGGCTATTCAGGGGCAACCAGCGAAAGGCTACACGACGGCAGATGCCATCGCGGCCATCCGGGAAGTTGCTGCGAAGACCTTGCCAAAAGGCTATGACATTGCCTTCGAAGGTCTTTCATACGATGAATCGATTCGGGGTAACGAAACGTTGATCGTCTTCCTGATTGTGGTATCCTTCGTTTATCTGGTGTTAGCTGCCCAATATGAAAGTTTCATCATCCCGTTAGCGGTATTAACCTCGCTGCCGGTTGGTATCTTTGGTTCGTTCTTCCTCTTAAAAGCAATGGGGCTGGAGAACAACATTTATGCACAGATCGGTCTGATCATGCTGGTAGGTCTATTGGGTAAAAACGCCGTACTGATTGTGGAGTTTGCGGTTCAGAAACGTCAGCAGGGTGAAACCATTCTGAACGCAGCCATCGAGGGTGCCAAGGTTCGTTTCCGACCGATCCTGATGACCTCCTTTGCGTTCGTGGCTGGTTTGATTCCACTTATTGTTGCAAAAGGAGCTGGAGCAATTGGTAACCGTACAATTGGTGCATCGGCCATGGGCGGTATGTTATTCGGAACCATTTTTGGGGTCATCATCATCCCTGGACTATACTACATATTTGGTAGTCTGGCCGATGGCAGGAAGATGATTAAAGATGAAGATGATAGTTCCTTAACTGAAAACCTGGTTCATTCAGTAGACAGTTTCCACCAACCTGAAGAAAGTGAAATCAATGAGTAA
- a CDS encoding TolC family protein: MSNKRIVSGLGVTFITLFAASCTVPLLVQKDVNKAVPASYNNSLDSTNTGQSRWRDYFTDANLTALIDTALYNNQELNVTLQEIQIANNEVFARSGAYRPFVGLGGGAGIDKVSRYTSQGASDEISEIKPGVPTPAVLPNFYFGATASWEVDIWHKLRNAKKAAVASYLASIEGKNFQVTNLVAEIANSYYELLALDTQLDIIQRNLVILNNALSITKQEKEAAKVTELAVRRFEAEVSKTQSLQYEIQQKIVEAENRINFLVGRFPQHVQRNSQSFSELVPPRIQAGIPSQLLANRPDIRQAEWNLEAAKLDISVAKANFYPSLNLRGFLGVMSYSPLYLLNTPQALVASLAGDLVGPIVNKNDITARYKSANAKQIQTVYNYQKTVLNAYIEVANQLSNIDNLSKKYDAKNNQVQALTQSTNISLKLFTSARADYMEVLLTQRDVLEARMELIETRMQQMHALINTYRALGGGWK; this comes from the coding sequence ATGAGTAATAAACGAATAGTAAGCGGATTAGGAGTAACGTTTATTACTCTATTCGCGGCTTCCTGTACGGTACCACTTCTGGTCCAGAAAGATGTGAATAAAGCAGTGCCAGCGAGTTACAATAACTCGCTGGATAGCACCAACACAGGGCAGTCCAGATGGCGGGACTATTTTACAGATGCCAATCTGACGGCCCTGATTGACACGGCGTTGTATAACAACCAGGAACTTAATGTTACGTTACAGGAAATCCAGATTGCCAACAACGAAGTATTCGCCAGAAGCGGGGCCTACCGACCTTTCGTTGGTCTGGGTGGTGGAGCTGGTATTGACAAAGTATCCCGGTATACCAGTCAGGGAGCCAGTGATGAGATTTCAGAAATTAAACCGGGGGTACCCACTCCAGCTGTTTTACCGAATTTCTATTTTGGTGCCACAGCTAGCTGGGAAGTGGATATCTGGCACAAACTACGGAATGCCAAGAAAGCAGCTGTAGCGAGTTATCTGGCTTCTATCGAAGGGAAAAATTTCCAGGTAACCAATCTGGTTGCCGAAATCGCCAACTCATACTATGAACTTCTGGCGCTGGATACACAACTGGATATCATACAGCGTAACCTGGTTATCCTGAACAACGCTTTATCGATCACCAAGCAGGAAAAAGAAGCGGCTAAGGTTACTGAACTGGCTGTTCGCCGATTTGAGGCTGAAGTATCTAAGACGCAGAGTCTTCAGTACGAAATTCAGCAGAAGATTGTTGAAGCAGAAAACCGGATCAACTTTCTGGTGGGACGTTTTCCGCAGCATGTTCAGCGGAATTCGCAGAGTTTTAGCGAATTAGTGCCACCTAGAATCCAGGCGGGCATTCCATCGCAACTGTTAGCCAATCGGCCCGACATCAGACAGGCCGAATGGAATCTGGAAGCGGCTAAACTGGATATCAGTGTTGCAAAAGCAAACTTTTATCCCTCGCTCAATCTAAGAGGATTTCTAGGCGTGATGTCCTATAGTCCGTTGTATCTTCTGAATACTCCACAAGCGTTGGTCGCTTCATTAGCTGGCGATTTAGTGGGGCCAATTGTGAACAAAAATGACATTACGGCCAGATACAAAAGCGCTAATGCCAAGCAAATCCAGACCGTATATAACTACCAGAAAACGGTGCTGAACGCCTATATTGAGGTAGCCAATCAGTTGTCAAATATTGATAACCTGAGTAAAAAATACGACGCAAAAAATAATCAGGTGCAGGCACTTACCCAGTCGACTAACATATCGCTCAAGTTATTCACATCTGCCAGAGCCGATTATATGGAGGTTCTGCTGACTCAACGTGATGTACTTGAAGCAAGAATGGAGCTTATTGAAACCCGAATGCAGCAAATGCATGCCCTGATCAATACTTATCGGGCATTGGGTGGCGGCTGGAAATAA
- a CDS encoding alpha-L-rhamnosidase-related protein, whose protein sequence is MQKLRYTAFLVVSILAGMAAGTSFAQTKEVYSAELMRGLSNKGAHVTKPYITAGDRTYIVGTQNGDFPDLGSHVKGEMGGLWMAPIKLLDGFWLKLTDSDKNDATWLNDASEFITYPYGSKFSYKPVLDGIQVERFQYCPQGKEGMIITYTLANTTNKPRRLQLDFVVKTDVSPVWYSAENNIIDAPDSISWNAKRAVYSAKDTKHSWFTVWGSSVPTSGHALNVPTPTETIGLGKSASSTHSVALKPNEHLTAVFVVAGSTKTSELALASYEAILKNRDQLLREKQAHYAAIINRAKIDIPDKKLQQAVNWGKVDTEWLVSDLPGIGRFLGAGAIEYPWLFGCDNSYAQQGVVALGGHELAKSTLRTIKQVSEKTNANGRIIHEMSSNGFVGNKGNTQETAQFAIAVWKVFEWTGDVAFLREMYPYIQKGIHWLLVDQDKNGDMFPEGYGIMEVKGLNAELVDVAVYTQQALEVAAKMAAIVNDPKSQKDYAQKAALLKNKVNTLFWDETEGSYCDFYGTREQAITTTKGAIEQVQLDLEADKQSAALAKKQEFYKTLLAHLETLPAGTQRGWFTNKNWVISTPIESGIAPSAKAIRLLDKVRTEHTGEYGPYLSAVERRNMMTIATGVQAVAEAAYGRTDESLWYVNKIVETFSRVLPGSISEMMPDYGCPAQAWTIYGLAVPLVTHVFGVQPDAYKKAITFAPHLPSGWDSISLAELPVGDNLISFAVQKTGKGVQYTLNSKTADWHYTLKLANLKGKNYVLNGKTLVANSDELPIQGKSATVLILD, encoded by the coding sequence ATGCAAAAACTTCGTTATACGGCCTTTTTGGTCGTATCGATACTGGCCGGAATGGCTGCGGGCACTTCGTTCGCCCAAACTAAAGAAGTGTACAGTGCTGAACTTATGCGTGGCCTCTCAAATAAGGGGGCGCATGTAACAAAACCATACATTACCGCCGGGGATCGAACCTACATTGTCGGCACACAAAACGGCGATTTCCCCGATCTGGGGTCGCATGTGAAGGGAGAAATGGGGGGATTATGGATGGCTCCGATCAAACTACTAGATGGATTCTGGTTAAAATTGACGGATTCAGACAAAAACGATGCTACCTGGCTAAACGATGCCAGCGAGTTTATCACCTATCCCTACGGTAGCAAATTTTCCTATAAACCCGTGCTGGATGGCATTCAGGTCGAGCGGTTCCAGTATTGCCCACAAGGTAAAGAGGGCATGATTATTACCTACACGCTCGCTAATACGACCAATAAACCGCGTCGTTTACAACTGGATTTCGTCGTCAAAACAGACGTTAGCCCCGTGTGGTATTCGGCGGAAAACAATATTATTGACGCGCCCGATTCCATCTCATGGAATGCCAAACGGGCGGTTTATTCGGCAAAGGATACCAAACATTCGTGGTTTACGGTCTGGGGGTCTTCTGTACCCACTAGTGGTCATGCACTCAATGTTCCGACGCCCACGGAAACCATTGGCCTGGGCAAGTCAGCCTCATCAACGCACTCGGTGGCCCTTAAACCAAACGAACACCTTACCGCCGTTTTCGTTGTAGCTGGTTCTACTAAAACCAGTGAATTGGCGCTGGCCAGTTATGAAGCTATTTTAAAAAATCGGGATCAGTTACTGCGCGAAAAACAGGCGCATTACGCAGCTATCATTAACCGGGCCAAAATTGACATTCCAGACAAGAAACTGCAACAGGCCGTCAATTGGGGGAAAGTAGATACCGAGTGGTTAGTTAGCGATCTCCCTGGTATTGGCCGTTTTCTCGGCGCTGGTGCCATCGAGTATCCCTGGCTTTTTGGCTGCGATAACTCCTATGCGCAACAGGGAGTCGTTGCCCTTGGCGGGCACGAACTGGCAAAATCTACCCTCAGAACGATCAAGCAGGTTTCCGAGAAAACGAACGCTAATGGCCGTATTATCCACGAAATGTCGTCCAATGGATTTGTCGGCAATAAAGGCAATACACAGGAAACGGCTCAGTTTGCCATAGCTGTCTGGAAAGTATTTGAGTGGACGGGCGATGTTGCTTTTCTCCGGGAAATGTACCCGTATATTCAGAAAGGAATCCATTGGCTATTAGTGGATCAGGATAAAAATGGCGATATGTTTCCTGAAGGCTATGGCATTATGGAGGTGAAAGGACTGAATGCCGAATTAGTCGATGTAGCCGTATACACACAGCAGGCATTGGAGGTAGCTGCTAAAATGGCCGCCATTGTTAACGACCCCAAATCGCAAAAAGATTATGCGCAGAAAGCCGCTCTGCTTAAAAACAAAGTCAACACGTTATTCTGGGATGAAACCGAAGGGAGCTACTGCGATTTCTATGGCACTCGCGAACAGGCCATAACGACCACCAAAGGAGCGATAGAACAGGTTCAACTCGATCTCGAAGCGGATAAACAGTCGGCGGCTCTAGCCAAAAAACAAGAATTTTACAAGACACTGCTTGCGCATCTGGAAACGCTCCCTGCTGGTACTCAGAGAGGGTGGTTCACCAATAAAAACTGGGTGATCAGTACACCAATCGAATCGGGGATTGCCCCATCCGCTAAAGCCATCCGATTGCTTGACAAAGTGCGTACTGAACATACGGGCGAGTATGGTCCCTACCTGTCGGCTGTTGAACGACGGAACATGATGACCATTGCGACCGGTGTTCAGGCAGTGGCAGAGGCTGCCTATGGACGTACGGATGAATCCCTGTGGTACGTCAATAAAATTGTGGAAACGTTTAGCCGAGTCCTGCCCGGTTCTATTTCCGAAATGATGCCTGATTACGGGTGCCCTGCCCAGGCCTGGACAATTTACGGGCTGGCGGTACCGCTTGTTACCCACGTTTTTGGTGTGCAACCTGATGCCTACAAAAAAGCGATCACGTTTGCGCCACACCTGCCTTCTGGCTGGGATTCTATCAGTCTGGCCGAACTCCCGGTTGGCGATAACCTGATTTCGTTTGCCGTACAAAAAACCGGCAAAGGTGTCCAGTATACGCTTAACTCGAAGACCGCGGACTGGCATTATACACTTAAACTTGCGAATCTTAAGGGCAAGAACTACGTATTAAATGGGAAGACATTAGTCGCCAATTCGGACGAGCTGCCTATTCAGGGCAAATCGGCTACGGTATTGATTCTGGATTAA
- a CDS encoding TlpA family protein disulfide reductase — MKFVLLVVLFAFALRSSFAQMPQTSQVGIRRAVKIDKNTRFIDKVTGKPISYSAYQELMTKDPFGYHLEPIIDEYGQPSAYSIRACTPEERTTHSFNDIDITLRPKIGEPMQEFIMKGIDGKVYRLSELKGQVVVLSFWVSLQKPFWGPNDAKRFADALRPFQSENAPIILGILQDSKEEIASVMATETLPFMPIPDSLGFNSKFQVTSIPSFIIIDRSGKVANYIEGSDYDQLQKALQTVAR; from the coding sequence ATGAAATTTGTCCTTCTCGTTGTTTTATTCGCCTTCGCACTTCGGTCTTCATTTGCTCAAATGCCCCAAACAAGTCAGGTCGGCATCAGACGGGCCGTAAAAATTGATAAGAACACCCGATTCATTGACAAAGTTACAGGCAAACCCATCTCCTATTCGGCGTATCAGGAGTTGATGACCAAAGACCCATTTGGCTACCATTTAGAGCCTATTATCGATGAATACGGACAGCCCAGCGCCTACAGCATTCGGGCTTGCACCCCCGAAGAGCGAACAACGCATAGTTTCAACGATATTGATATAACGCTGCGACCTAAAATAGGCGAACCAATGCAGGAATTTATCATGAAGGGGATCGATGGGAAAGTATACCGATTATCAGAATTAAAAGGTCAGGTCGTTGTTTTGAGCTTCTGGGTTAGCTTACAGAAACCGTTTTGGGGTCCCAATGATGCAAAACGATTCGCCGATGCCTTGCGACCTTTCCAGTCAGAAAACGCGCCTATTATCTTAGGCATTTTACAGGATTCGAAGGAAGAAATCGCCAGCGTAATGGCCACCGAAACCCTTCCGTTTATGCCAATTCCTGATTCTCTCGGCTTTAATAGCAAATTTCAGGTAACAAGCATACCCAGTTTTATCATCATTGATCGCTCCGGCAAAGTGGCCAATTATATTGAGGGGTCAGATTATGATCAACTCCAAAAAGCCCTGCAGACAGTAGCTCGCTAA
- a CDS encoding acyltransferase family protein gives MTNLNVETSVGTSHIPGLLKPKSHFVILDGLRGIAAFAVVIFHFMECVYPEPRQNFIGHGFLAVDFFFCLSGFVIGYAYDDRIEKIGITEFLKARLIRLHPLVILGSVLGLIAFLADPFVDNSEAYTIGKLILLFTCSILVIPLPIMKERVFNLFGFNAPAWSLFWEYIANLVYVLILCRLKRRYLAVLTILAGAWIFWISYQTGNLMGGWSKDNFWDGCARVSYSFSAGLFIYRANWIIKNKIGFLGLAVFVSFAFLMPYGNWNWLAEALVVLVYFPLIISLGAGSTLSPSMVNFSDFLGKLSYPLYMTHYWAIWLFAYYISNHKLSAQELFLIISLTIVFMIVQAYIAMTLYDIPLRGYLNGKRYRGDMKS, from the coding sequence ATGACCAACCTAAACGTCGAGACTTCTGTTGGTACTTCCCATATTCCTGGGCTTCTAAAGCCGAAATCGCATTTTGTCATTCTTGACGGATTACGAGGCATAGCTGCGTTCGCTGTGGTGATTTTTCATTTCATGGAATGCGTCTACCCCGAGCCTCGCCAAAACTTTATTGGTCATGGTTTTTTAGCCGTCGACTTTTTCTTTTGTCTATCCGGATTTGTTATCGGGTATGCCTATGATGACCGAATTGAAAAAATAGGGATTACGGAGTTCTTAAAAGCCCGACTAATCCGGTTGCATCCATTGGTTATACTAGGGTCTGTGCTGGGCCTGATCGCTTTTCTGGCCGATCCGTTTGTCGATAATTCGGAGGCCTACACGATCGGTAAACTTATACTGCTATTTACCTGCTCGATTCTTGTGATTCCGCTTCCCATCATGAAGGAGCGTGTTTTTAACCTCTTTGGCTTCAATGCCCCTGCTTGGTCATTGTTTTGGGAGTATATCGCCAATCTGGTTTATGTGCTTATTCTTTGTCGGCTCAAACGTCGTTATCTGGCTGTGCTGACCATACTGGCAGGCGCGTGGATTTTTTGGATTAGCTACCAGACCGGGAATCTGATGGGTGGCTGGAGTAAAGACAATTTCTGGGATGGCTGTGCCCGTGTTTCCTATTCGTTTTCGGCGGGCCTGTTCATCTACCGGGCTAACTGGATTATCAAAAACAAAATCGGATTTCTTGGGCTGGCCGTATTCGTATCGTTTGCCTTCTTGATGCCATATGGTAACTGGAATTGGCTTGCCGAAGCGCTGGTAGTATTAGTGTATTTCCCGCTTATCATTTCGTTGGGAGCGGGTTCGACATTGTCGCCCAGCATGGTCAATTTCTCGGATTTCCTGGGGAAATTGTCCTATCCCTTGTACATGACGCATTACTGGGCTATCTGGCTATTTGCCTACTACATCAGCAACCACAAACTCAGCGCCCAAGAACTTTTCCTGATTATATCGCTAACCATCGTTTTCATGATCGTGCAAGCCTATATCGCCATGACCTTGTACGATATTCCACTTCGTGGATATTTGAATGGGAAGCGGTATAGAGGAGATATGAAATCATAA
- a CDS encoding type II toxin-antitoxin system VapC family toxin — MKERLFCDTNALIRLLEGDALVSALLAEKRIYISAITEMEMQCKPNIKASERAIIRDLLSYCIIVDLTDAIKDRAIKVRLSTRLKLMDAIVGASAIEAGLPLVTADEKFSSLRGTDVIMLPQR; from the coding sequence ATGAAAGAACGCCTGTTTTGCGATACAAACGCCCTAATCCGGTTATTAGAAGGGGATGCTCTAGTAAGTGCTTTATTGGCTGAAAAGCGGATCTATATTTCAGCTATTACTGAGATGGAAATGCAGTGCAAACCAAATATCAAGGCGAGTGAACGAGCAATTATTCGTGATTTATTATCCTATTGCATCATTGTCGATCTGACAGATGCAATTAAAGATCGGGCTATCAAGGTCCGCTTATCAACCCGACTTAAATTAATGGATGCAATCGTTGGTGCATCGGCTATAGAGGCTGGATTACCCTTAGTAACGGCCGACGAGAAGTTTAGTAGCTTACGTGGTACTGATGTAATAATGCTCCCACAGCGTTAA
- a CDS encoding MFS transporter, translated as MSKNSPRILTAWTFYDWANSVHSLVIVSSIFPVYFSATALNEAGGPIINFLGISIKNSVLFSYTISAAFLFTALLSPLCSAIADYSGRKKTFMKVFCYTGAISCSLLYFFTKETTTFAIICFWISLIGWSGSIVFYNSYLPDIATEDQFDRVSARGFSMGYLGSVLLMILNLLVILKREWFGNISEAMASRIAFLTVGLWWVGFAQIPFSRLPDGVKKATDKTGNYLLNGFKELQQVWGTLQERPLAKRFLISFFVYNMAVMTVMYVATIFGSDELKLPGQSLIITILLIQLVAIPGAYGFSWLSERIGNTYALMTAVFIWILICTGAYFVQTETQFFALAAVVGLVMGGIQSLSRSTYSKLIPATSDTASYFSFYDVIDKTSTVFGTLVYGLIEQLTGSMRNSILALLVLFVIGFLLLLRIPSQKVYHTPLETEEVL; from the coding sequence ATGTCCAAAAACTCCCCCCGCATCCTGACTGCCTGGACTTTTTATGACTGGGCCAATTCGGTGCATTCGCTGGTCATTGTGTCCAGTATTTTTCCGGTTTATTTCTCTGCCACTGCGCTCAATGAGGCCGGTGGACCCATCATTAACTTTCTGGGCATTTCCATTAAGAACTCAGTCCTGTTTTCCTATACCATCTCGGCTGCATTTCTGTTTACGGCCCTGTTGTCGCCCCTTTGCTCAGCCATTGCCGATTATAGTGGCCGGAAGAAAACGTTTATGAAAGTTTTCTGCTATACCGGAGCTATTAGTTGCAGTCTACTTTATTTTTTCACGAAGGAAACCACCACATTCGCCATTATCTGCTTCTGGATCAGCCTCATAGGCTGGAGCGGCAGTATCGTATTTTACAACTCCTACCTGCCCGACATTGCCACCGAAGATCAATTTGACCGCGTCAGCGCGCGCGGCTTTTCGATGGGGTATTTGGGGAGCGTATTGCTCATGATTCTGAACCTGCTGGTGATTCTGAAACGGGAGTGGTTTGGGAATATATCGGAGGCTATGGCGTCCCGAATTGCCTTCCTCACTGTTGGCTTATGGTGGGTTGGGTTCGCGCAAATTCCGTTTAGTAGGCTACCTGACGGCGTTAAAAAGGCGACTGATAAAACCGGCAATTACCTGCTCAATGGCTTTAAAGAGTTGCAGCAGGTATGGGGCACTTTGCAGGAGCGCCCACTCGCCAAACGCTTTCTGATATCGTTTTTTGTATATAACATGGCGGTAATGACTGTTATGTACGTGGCCACCATTTTCGGAAGCGATGAATTAAAACTACCCGGTCAAAGCCTGATTATTACGATTCTGCTTATTCAGCTGGTAGCCATTCCGGGGGCCTACGGATTTTCCTGGTTATCTGAGCGAATCGGCAATACGTATGCCCTAATGACGGCGGTTTTCATCTGGATTCTGATCTGTACCGGGGCCTATTTTGTGCAAACCGAGACGCAGTTTTTTGCCCTGGCAGCCGTCGTAGGCTTAGTTATGGGCGGTATCCAGTCGCTGTCTCGTTCGACCTATTCCAAGCTCATTCCGGCTACGAGCGATACGGCCTCTTATTTCAGCTTTTACGACGTCATCGACAAGACATCCACGGTATTTGGCACGCTGGTTTACGGATTGATCGAACAACTAACGGGCAGCATGCGCAACAGTATACTAGCGCTATTGGTCCTGTTTGTCATTGGGTTCCTACTTTTATTGCGAATTCCTTCACAAAAAGTTTACCACACCCCTTTAGAAACTGAGGAAGTTTTGTAA